In Caloramator sp. E03, the sequence AATGTAGAAAAAAGATTGGATAATGTTGAAGAAAGTATTCATTACATTCAAAAGAGGCAGGATGAAATATTTTTAGTTGCAAAATCCATAGAACATAGCAATGATGTAAGAAAAGCAGAGTTAGATAATTTGATTTATAAAGTAGCACATGTAGAAGGAACGATTAATGGCGTAGGAGAGTTTATTGAATCAAGAAGAGCAATAAAATAAAAAGCTTATCTCAATAAAGGGATGAGCTTTTTCTCTGATTTTTACCTATTTTTGATAAACGGATGCGAAAAAGCTATGTGAGCAAATAGTAAAATAATGCCAAAAATAATTAGAAAAAAGTTATGATTAAAAAAGAGGTACCGAGAAATTTCCTGGTACCTCTTTTTTAAAACTATTTTTTTGTAATTGTAAAGGTTTTTTCAAATATATTATCCATGTTGTCCGTTACCCTTACCTTTATGGTATTTAAGCCATTTTCAATATCAACGTCAATATTGCTGTTTACTTCAAAAATGGTTTCATCATAAGAGCAAACTCTTTGCTCCGTGCCGTTTAATATAAGTATTATTGACTTTATACCCGAGTCATCAACTGCTTTAAAATCAAGGGTAACTCTGTTTGTACTTACGGTTGTGCTTGTGGATTTTGGATACTTAAATGTTACTGTTGGTGCCTTTATATCAGCGATCCTTTTTATTGTAATTGCCTTGGATTGAACATTACCAGCCCTGTCTACAACGGTTATTGTTACAACTGCAGTTCCGTTTTCTTTCCTTACTCCAAGGTTTTCAAGGGTTTCGTTGAAACTTAGGGACTTTTCATAGAATCCTTCAGTATGATTATATATATCCTTTGATATTGTATCAGTATTATCTACTTTAACAGATAAAGTTACCTTTTCAATTCCCGATATAGCATCAAAGACATTGAAGGCAAGGTTATAAGATGTAAGGTAATTGCTTATTGAAACAGTGCTGACCCTTGGGTTTGTTATTGTAATAGTTGGTTTAGCACTATCAGTCTGCTTTGTAACCGAAAGGGACTTTTGAGCAGCATTATCCCATTGGTCGCAAACTTCAATTGTATAACTGCTATTTTTCCCAGTTAAATCCAAAGCTGCTGTATAAACTAAGTTTTCTTCATTTAAAACAGGTGTTGCGGTTATAGTTTCTTTTTGCCCTGTACTAGGATTTGTATACTGCCACTTTATCAAGGCACTTTTTATATTTGACTTATCCTCTGCCTTAAAGCTTAGTACATAAGTTGTATCATCAATATAGGCTAAGGTGCTTGAGAGCACTGTTATCTTCGGGGCTGTTGTTTCAGGCTTTTTAGTTTTAAATGTCAGAGAATAATCCTCATCTGTAGCATTTGCGCCTTCAGCATAAGATACCGCTCCCTTTAAGATTGAAAATTTATAATCAGAATAGTAATCAAGACTGCTCTTTGGGGTAATTGTAAGTTCACTATTCTTCAGTGACCATGATATATCTATTTTATTTCCGTTTTTATCTTCTAATACAATTAAATTACTATTTAGAACTTGTATCGGCTTGTTGTATTTTATTTTTATTTGTGCCTTAACATCAATATTTTGTGATGCTGATGCCGGCGTTGAGCTAATTACATAAGGTACTGGAGAATCTGCTGTTTTAAACTTAATTGTTATATCGCTGTTACAAATATTGCCATAACTGTCGCGGATGCTTCCCTTTACTAGTTTGAATGTATAGCTTGACAAAGGGCTAAGTTTCTTTTCAGGCTTTACAATAAGCATATTAGGATTATCCTTTGATATCTCATATATAATGCTTATAGGCTTATTTGATTTATCAAGCAGAGTACATGCAAAATTATCAGTTAATTGTATACTCTCATCAAAGACAATGCGTATTTCCTGTGTTAATGATGCATCAGAAGCATTTTGCGTTGGAGTGCTTGTTGTAATTGATGGTGCAACATCATCTGTAGTAGTAAAGGAGAAGCTATAATTACTGCCAAGTGTTAAAGTGCTGTTTGAATAGTCCTTTACTGCATTTTTAGGAATAGTTACGGTGTACTTTGTTAATACTTTAACCTTTGATAAAGGTTTTATTGTGAGTATGTTATTTGATACTGAGGATGTTACAGGAATATTTGTACCATCCATATCGGTAAGGGTAATAAGGCTTGCGCCTGTGCCAAGGGCTATCTTCCTGTCAAAGGTAACAGTTATTACAAGATTGTTTGTTGCAACATTTTCTGTATTATCAGCAGGTGAGGTTTTAGTAACGTATACTGGTATTCCCTTCTGGGGCTGATAATATATTGTAATACCATTGCTTTTTATAGTATATATATCGTTTAAGGCTTTGGTTCCTGGTGAAATGTCTAAAAGATTATTAGTAACGTCAATATAACCTTCCCCATATCCGAATTCCAACTGAGTTTCAGATAGACTTTTTATTATATCAAGCTGCTTTTCCCTGCTATTAGTATAATTTAATGTATTTTTAAGATTTGATAGTTCCTTCTCATTATAATTAGTTCTGTCAGCATTAGTTGTATTAGCCCTTGTCTTTTCTATACCTTTAAAAGCACCATTCTGTGCTAAAATAACAAGTGATGTTATATCGCTAATATTATTTGAATCTATCTTAAGCTGTTTTAAGTTAACAAGACCTTCAAGTGGTGTCAAATCACTTATTTCATTTCCAGATAAATTAAGATATCTAAGTCTTGATAATGTGCTTATAAAATCAAGATTACTTATATTGTTATTTGATAATGATAATGTAAATAAATTATGTAATCCTTCTATTGGACTAAAATCACTTGTTTTTATTCCATTAATATTAAGTTCAAATAGATTAGGAATGCTGCCAATTGGTTCAATATTTGTTATTGGGTTGTTTGAAAGTGATAGTAAATATAAATCCTGCATATTTGCAATTGAATCAATACTTTGAATGTTATTATTATCAGCATAAAGTGCAAAAATGTTAGTTAAGTTTTCAAGTGAACTTATGTCTGTAATGCTGTTTGAATTCATTATTAATATTGAAAGATTTTCAAGGCTTGATAAAGAAGATATATTAGTTATTTTATTTCCTGAAATATTAAGCATTGATAAAAATGTTAGATCACTTAATACTGATATATCGCTTATTTTATTGTTGGATATATTAAGCTCTATTAAATCTGTCATTTTACTTAAAGCAGAAATATTTGTTATGCTGTTGTTGTTTAATTTAAGAACATATAGATTT encodes:
- a CDS encoding leucine-rich repeat domain-containing protein, yielding MLQNKKRYILLILFLFFNVFLFYKNASAAPARSEKFLLTQPDGTSFYARIKGDEWLNWIEGEKGDVIIKGTDNYWYYAQLNLNKLTKTDRRYKIDPKPQNSVTGKTVSKNSKKLLNAKYSSSILRAIQRTTDINPVTNWNQKILVVLVEFSDVKIKNSDSVWNNQFFGTTGKTVRTYYREVSENKFNFIPADETYNNYNDGIIKVQLPYNHPNTGPETDYRNQQLVIDALTKASNDKYIDFSKFDTNNNGYIDNSELHIVTIIAGYECSYSGIYSSDKPSVWGHRWSISGLKLNGKYVCSPYYGGYTQQGEIHGSYYYNDDHIATIGILCHELGHDLGLPDLYDYDYSSEGVGIHSIMAVGSWASLPSEYLGASPVHFDAWSKIMLGFANPTVVSQNSNYTINSFASPSGYNVLKIPTQNSNEYFLLENRQFNGFDQSLSSYLISGGIEILHIDENVYYANYGYGINDDESHKAVDVEEANEGELEYSQLDNRIYWDDYDHYYYVGGFTSFNSISTPSSKLYDGSDSEINIEVLSTSSNSMDVQISFGPTLSKTVTFKDKELERAIREALNKPEGEITDQDMLNLYSLSMYGYNITDITGLEYAKNLTYLDLTNNSIKDIKPLSGLRKLTNLYLDYNLISDISPLSNLTELSALDLAHNSITNIYPLINLNKLIYLNLSGNRITNFEALLYLSNLELLDLSYTGFTNISSIINLTGLKHLYLNGNKLTNFNLISNFYDLYTLELYNTGITSISPLRNMNNLLSLNIGGNRISDLSLLSNFKNLYSLDLSNAGLTNISFLQNLTQLEKLKLSYNSITDISPLSNLINLYVLKLNNNSITNISALSKMTDLIELNISNNKISDISVLSDLTFLSMLNISGNKITNISSLSSLENLSILIMNSNSITDISSLENLTNIFALYADNNNIQSIDSIANMQDLYLLSLSNNPITNIEPIGSIPNLFELNINGIKTSDFSPIEGLHNLFTLSLSNNNISNLDFISTLSRLRYLNLSGNEISDLTPLEGLVNLKQLKIDSNNISDITSLVILAQNGAFKGIEKTRANTTNADRTNYNEKELSNLKNTLNYTNSREKQLDIIKSLSETQLEFGYGEGYIDVTNNLLDISPGTKALNDIYTIKSNGITIYYQPQKGIPVYVTKTSPADNTENVATNNLVITVTFDRKIALGTGASLITLTDMDGTNIPVTSSVSNNILTIKPLSKVKVLTKYTVTIPKNAVKDYSNSTLTLGSNYSFSFTTTDDVAPSITTSTPTQNASDASLTQEIRIVFDESIQLTDNFACTLLDKSNKPISIIYEISKDNPNMLIVKPEKKLSPLSSYTFKLVKGSIRDSYGNICNSDITIKFKTADSPVPYVISSTPASASQNIDVKAQIKIKYNKPIQVLNSNLIVLEDKNGNKIDISWSLKNSELTITPKSSLDYYSDYKFSILKGAVSYAEGANATDEDYSLTFKTKKPETTAPKITVLSSTLAYIDDTTYVLSFKAEDKSNIKSALIKWQYTNPSTGQKETITATPVLNEENLVYTAALDLTGKNSSYTIEVCDQWDNAAQKSLSVTKQTDSAKPTITITNPRVSTVSISNYLTSYNLAFNVFDAISGIEKVTLSVKVDNTDTISKDIYNHTEGFYEKSLSFNETLENLGVRKENGTAVVTITVVDRAGNVQSKAITIKRIADIKAPTVTFKYPKSTSTTVSTNRVTLDFKAVDDSGIKSIILILNGTEQRVCSYDETIFEVNSNIDVDIENGLNTIKVRVTDNMDNIFEKTFTITKK